From one Streptomyces chromofuscus genomic stretch:
- a CDS encoding NAD(P)-dependent alcohol dehydrogenase, with translation MRIRAAVAEGRSQPLVIEELELDQPREDEVLVRLVATGICQTDAHAWHQRIPVALPHVLGHEGAGVVERVGASVDGLEPGDHVVLSFQSCGRCEPCLGGHPAYCDKAFAANFSGARLDGSRGLRRTRGAGTGVNAHFFGQSSFATHALTSASNTVKVTKDAPLEQLAPLGCGLQTGAGAVLNSFALPAGASIAVLGTGAVGFGALMAAGVACAAKIIAVDVHAERLALAQELGATHVVDARQEDVTAAIRAVAARGVDFVLDTTGRPEMLGHAIASLAPMGRVGLVAGGSPEAVVPVAELALGKSVAGIVQGDAVPQRFIPQLVELFRSGRFPVDRLVRFYDFDDINTAFADAARGDVIKPVLRIADPLG, from the coding sequence ATGCGTATCCGGGCAGCAGTGGCCGAGGGCCGGAGTCAGCCGCTGGTGATCGAGGAGCTCGAACTCGACCAACCGCGGGAGGACGAGGTCCTGGTCCGCCTCGTGGCCACCGGCATCTGCCAGACGGACGCCCATGCCTGGCACCAGCGCATCCCGGTCGCGCTGCCGCACGTGCTCGGACATGAGGGCGCGGGCGTCGTCGAGAGGGTCGGAGCGTCGGTCGACGGACTGGAGCCCGGTGACCACGTCGTCCTGTCGTTCCAGTCATGTGGACGGTGCGAGCCGTGCCTCGGCGGTCACCCGGCGTACTGCGACAAGGCCTTCGCGGCGAACTTCTCCGGCGCACGGCTCGACGGCAGCCGGGGCCTGCGCCGCACCCGCGGCGCGGGCACCGGCGTCAACGCGCACTTCTTCGGGCAGTCGTCGTTCGCCACGCACGCCCTGACGAGCGCCTCGAACACCGTCAAGGTGACCAAGGACGCCCCGCTGGAGCAGCTGGCTCCCCTCGGTTGCGGGCTGCAGACCGGTGCCGGTGCCGTGCTGAACTCGTTCGCCCTCCCGGCGGGAGCGAGCATCGCCGTCCTGGGCACCGGAGCGGTCGGATTCGGTGCCCTGATGGCGGCGGGTGTGGCCTGCGCGGCGAAGATCATAGCCGTGGACGTCCACGCGGAACGTCTGGCGCTGGCCCAGGAGTTGGGCGCGACCCACGTCGTCGACGCCCGCCAGGAGGACGTGACGGCGGCCATCAGGGCCGTCGCGGCCAGAGGTGTCGACTTCGTGCTCGACACCACGGGCCGTCCGGAGATGCTCGGTCACGCGATCGCGTCCCTGGCGCCGATGGGCCGGGTCGGACTCGTAGCGGGCGGATCACCGGAGGCGGTCGTGCCCGTGGCCGAGCTCGCCCTGGGCAAGAGCGTCGCGGGAATCGTCCAGGGCGACGCCGTCCCGCAGCGGTTCATCCCTCAGCTGGTCGAGCTGTTCCGGTCCGGTCGCTTCCCGGTCGACCGCCTGGTGCGGTTCTACGACTTCGACGACATCAACACCGCGTTCGCCGACGCCGCACGCGGTGACGTCATCAAGCCGGTCCTGCGCATCGCCGACCCCCTCGGCTGA
- a CDS encoding MFS transporter, producing MPPLVASSRSFQPRTTLLVLLLAVFAFALLQSLINPVLPALQEDLDTTQNLIAWVMTAFLLSASVCTPVVGRLGDRYGKDRVLVASLIALAAGAVVSATAPDISLMLAGRVVQGVGGGVLPLTFGIIRDELPREKTPGAIGVAAALAAVGGGVGVVVAGPLTDAFGIRSLFWIPAALIVVAAVASRVVVPPSPARNPTPVSWLATVLMAGWLVALLVPLAQASRWGWTSPAVIVPFLGAAALATGWVVVEKRSDRPLIDMRMLRSTAVWTTNLVSLLFGVSLFAVMAFLPIFVQTPPQAGYGFGASVTQAGLLLLPMTVTMFLAGLGSARLAGRFGARQVLVTASALNVVAVVALAVEHDRRWQIAAALALMGVSLGIAFSTMSNVIVAAVRPDQTGVANGVTANVRTIGGSVGVAVMSGILGAHTPADGLPSESGYTYGFAVLAVAGVAALLVASLIPVPKPGATTQGPAVPSG from the coding sequence GTGCCCCCACTCGTGGCCTCTTCCCGCTCCTTCCAGCCTCGGACCACCCTGCTGGTCCTTCTCCTCGCCGTCTTCGCGTTCGCCCTGCTGCAGTCGCTGATCAACCCGGTGCTGCCCGCGTTGCAGGAGGACCTCGACACGACGCAGAACCTGATCGCCTGGGTGATGACGGCCTTTCTGCTCTCCGCCTCGGTCTGTACGCCCGTCGTCGGCCGCCTCGGCGACCGCTACGGCAAGGACCGCGTCCTTGTCGCCTCCCTCATCGCCCTGGCGGCGGGCGCGGTTGTCTCGGCGACGGCACCCGACATCTCCCTCATGCTCGCCGGCCGGGTGGTGCAAGGCGTGGGCGGTGGAGTACTGCCGCTGACTTTTGGCATCATCCGTGACGAGCTGCCGCGGGAGAAGACGCCTGGCGCCATCGGTGTCGCCGCCGCCCTGGCCGCGGTCGGCGGTGGGGTGGGCGTCGTCGTGGCGGGGCCGCTGACCGACGCCTTCGGCATCCGGTCGCTGTTCTGGATCCCGGCAGCGCTGATCGTCGTGGCCGCCGTAGCCTCCCGGGTCGTCGTACCGCCCTCGCCCGCCCGGAACCCCACGCCCGTCAGCTGGCTCGCCACCGTGCTGATGGCCGGCTGGCTGGTGGCGCTGCTCGTGCCGCTGGCCCAGGCGTCCCGGTGGGGCTGGACGTCCCCCGCGGTGATCGTCCCCTTCCTGGGCGCCGCAGCACTGGCCACCGGGTGGGTCGTCGTGGAGAAGCGCTCGGACCGCCCGCTGATCGACATGCGCATGTTGCGCAGCACCGCCGTGTGGACGACGAATCTCGTCTCGTTGCTCTTCGGCGTCAGCCTGTTCGCCGTGATGGCCTTCCTGCCCATCTTCGTGCAGACGCCGCCGCAGGCCGGATACGGCTTCGGCGCGAGCGTCACACAGGCCGGACTGCTGCTCCTGCCGATGACCGTGACCATGTTCCTCGCGGGGCTCGGCTCGGCAAGGCTGGCCGGGAGGTTCGGGGCGCGGCAGGTACTCGTCACCGCCTCGGCGCTGAACGTCGTGGCGGTGGTCGCCCTCGCCGTCGAGCACGACCGGCGCTGGCAAATCGCCGCCGCGCTGGCCCTGATGGGGGTGTCCCTCGGCATCGCCTTCTCGACGATGTCCAATGTCATCGTCGCCGCCGTCCGGCCCGACCAGACCGGAGTGGCCAACGGTGTCACCGCGAACGTCCGCACCATCGGGGGGTCGGTCGGGGTGGCCGTGATGAGCGGCATCCTCGGCGCGCACACGCCCGCCGACGGCCTTCCGTCCGAGAGCGGCTACACCTACGGGTTCGCGGTTCTGGCGGTCGCGGGCGTCGCCGCCCTGCTGGTCGCCTCTCTGATCCCCGTACCGAAACCCGGGGCGACGACTCAGGGGCCGGCGGTTCCCTCCGGCTGA
- a CDS encoding MarR family winged helix-turn-helix transcriptional regulator codes for MSTATNRPQEQEHLTRQRGTNFGWSLGMVLRRWHEYVEVALQDLPHGSRGYHILAVVVHEEVPTQGALATRLVIDRSVMTYLIDDLESAGLIERQRDPRDRRARRIVATELGRQALAAAEARVAHAEDQVLRGLPEEQRDMFRDAVERAAEHIVTVTPETDPCLAVESVLPQPEGTAGP; via the coding sequence ATGTCCACTGCCACGAACCGGCCCCAAGAGCAGGAACACCTCACACGTCAGCGAGGCACCAACTTCGGCTGGTCGCTCGGTATGGTGCTGCGCCGCTGGCACGAGTACGTCGAGGTGGCGCTGCAGGACCTGCCGCACGGCAGCCGCGGGTACCACATCCTGGCCGTGGTCGTGCACGAAGAGGTGCCCACGCAGGGAGCGCTGGCCACCCGTCTGGTGATCGACCGCAGCGTGATGACCTACCTGATCGACGATCTCGAGTCCGCCGGTCTGATCGAGCGGCAACGCGACCCGCGCGACCGCCGAGCGCGGCGCATCGTGGCCACCGAACTGGGTCGGCAGGCGCTGGCCGCCGCCGAGGCGCGGGTCGCCCACGCGGAGGACCAGGTGCTGCGCGGGCTGCCGGAGGAACAGCGGGACATGTTCCGCGACGCGGTCGAGCGTGCCGCGGAACACATCGTCACGGTCACACCGGAGACGGACCCGTGCCTCGCCGTGGAAAGCGTGTTGCCTCAGCCGGAGGGAACCGCCGGCCCCTGA